Genomic window (Achromobacter sp. B7):
CGCCTGCTTGACCAGCAGGATCGCGCGAATCATCTTGATGCCGCCCCCGGTGGATCCGGCCGACGTGGCAAACCCCGACAGCAGCAACATGGTCAGCGGCGCGAACAGGGGCCACTGGGCAAAATCCGTGTTGGCATAGCCGGTGGTGGTGGCCATGGAAATGGTGTTGAACATGCCGTAGCGCAACGCTTCCAGCGGCTCGGCGTAGACGCCCTTGATGTACAGGAACACCGAAATCACCAGGCCCGCGCCCAGCACGACGGCCAGATACGGAATGGCTTGCGGGCATTGAAGGTACGCGTTTGCGCTGCGCTGCCGGAAGGCATTGAAGTGCGTGGCGAAGTTGATGCCGGCGATCAACATGAAGACCATGGCCACCATCTCGACCGCCACGGAGTCAAAGTGCGCGAAGCCGTCGTCCCAGGTGGAGAACCCGCCCAGGCCCATCGTGGTGGCCATGTGGCACCAGGCTTCGAACCAGGACAGCCCCACCGCGCGGTACGCCAGGAAACACAGGATCGAAAACACGAAATACACCGCGTACAGCGCCTTGGCGGTGCTGGCGATGCGCGGTGTCAGCCGTTCGTCTTTCATGGGCCCCGGGGTTTCGGCCCGCACGACCTGATGGCCGCCCACCCCCAACAGCGGCAAAATTGCCACCGCCAATACCAGGATGCCCATGCCGCCGATCCAGATCAGCGTGGCCCGCCACAGGTTGATGGATGGCGGCAAGGTGTCCAGGTGGGTCAGCACCGTGGCGCCGGTGGTCGTCAGGCCGGACATGGCCTCGAAATAGGCGCCGGTAAACGACAGCGGCAAGCCGGCCCGGTGAAAGTAGAGCATCAACGGGATCGAGGCCAGCAACGGCAGGCCGGCCCACACGGCCGACACCAGCACGAAGCCGTCGCGGGCGCGCAGTTCGCAGCGGCTGCGCCGGGTCAACGCGGCAAGCGTCCCCCCGATGCCCATCGAAATCAGGAAGCCATGCAGGAACGCATCGCGCGCGGCATCGCCGCCCACATAGGCGATCAGCAATGGAATCAGCATGGTGAGCGCGAACATCACCATGGTCAGACCCAATATGTACAGGGTGCCCAGGACGCGTTTCATGACAGCCTACCCGGCGGCGCCCGGCCCACGGCGGAGCTTGAAAAGTGCGTGCATCAGAAAAAGGACGCCGAAACTTGAAACAGCTTTTCCACGCGCGGCATCTGCCGGCGCGACGGGACGAAGACGATCACGTGGTCGTCCGTTTCAATGACGGTATCGGCATCGGGCAGGATGATTTCGTCGTCGCGAACCAGCGCGCCGATGCTGGCGCCCTTGGGCAGGCTGATCTGACCCACCGGCCGCCCCACTACCTTGGACGTGGACCGGTCGCCGTGCGCGATGGCCTCAAGGGCCTCGGCCACCCCCTGGCGCAGCCGGTGTACGGCGGCCACGTCTCCGCGCCGCACGTGGCGCAGCAGTTCGCTCATCGTGGCTTGCGACGGGGATACGGCGATGTCGATATGGCTGCCCTGCATCAGTTCGCCGTAGGCTTGGCGGTTGATCAGCGCGATCACCTTGCGCGCGCCCAGGCGCTTGGCCAGCAGCGACGACATGATGTTGTCCTCGTCGTCGCTGGTCAGCGCCAGCCAGGTGTCCATGTCTTCGATGTTTTCGCGTTCCAGCAGGGCCTCGTCGGTGCCGCTGCCGTGCAGGACCAGCACACTGTCGGGCAACTGGGTCGCCAGGTATTCGCAACGCTTCAGGTCGCGTTCAATGATGCGAACGCTGTATTTTTCTTCGGCCAGCTGGCGCGCCAGCCGCAAACCGATGTTGCCGCCGCCCGCGATCATGACGCGTCGCACGGCGCGTTCGGCATCACGCAACTGGCGCACGGCGCGGCGCGCATCGCGCGAATCCACCACCAGCACGACTTCGTCGCCCGGGGCGATCACCGTGCCGCTGCCCGCTCGCAGCGGCCGCCCGCCCCGCAGCACGTCAATGACACGCGCTTTCACGTCGGGCCAGACGTCGCGCAACTTGTCCACGGGGGAATGCGCCATCGGGCTGCCATGCCCCACGCGCACGGTCACGACGCTGACCCGCCCTTCGGCAAATTCCACGACCTGTAGGGCTTCGGGGAATTCAATCAGGCTATGCAGGTAGGTAGTGACGCTGCGCTCGGGGCTGATCAGCGCGTCAATGCAAAAGCCCTCTTCGCTCATGAGTTCCGGGTGTTCGGGGAACTCAGCGGAGCGAATACGGGCGATGCGGCGGGGGATATTGAACAGCTGGCGGGCGATCTTGCAGGCCACCATGTTGGCGGCGTCGGAGGCCGCACAGGCGATGAACAGGTCGGTATCGGCCGCGCCGGCGGCTTCCAGCACCGACACCTGCGAGCCGTCGCCATGGACGACGCGCAAGTCGAAATGTTCCTGCAAATACCGAAGCTGCGTGGGATCGGTATCCACCACGGTGATGTCGTTTTGCTCGGACACCAGGTTTTCGGCCACGCTGGTGCCTACGCGACCAGCGCCCATGATCAGGATTTTCATGTGCTGCGCTTGCGCGCCGACTCGATGCCCAATTGCTTGAGCTTGCGATAAAGGTGGGTGCGTTCCAGGCCGGTGCGCTCGGACACACGCGTCATGCTGTGGCTTTCGCGTACCAAGTGATATTCGAAATAGATGCGTTCGAATTCGTCCCGCGCTTCGCGCAGGGGCTGGTCCAGCGAAATGCTGCCCAACTGGCCGTTGGAAGTGACCGGCACTTCGTTGGCCGGCGCCGTCGTCAACACAGGGGGGTCAAGCTCGTCTTCCAGCGCCACGGCCGGGCTGACCGCGGCCGGATGCACGGCGACGGGCGCCGGGTGCGGGGCGCGCCCACGAGCCAGACCCGCCGCCACGGTCTTGAGCAGCCGTTGCAGCGTGATGGGCTTTTCCAGGAAATCCATGGCGCCGATGCGCGTCGCTTCCACTGCCGTGTCGATGGTGGCGTGGCCGCTCATCATGATCACCGGCATATCGAGCAGCCCTTGCGAGCCCCACTCTTTCAGCAAACTTACGCCGTCGGTGTCCGGCATCCAGATGTCCAGCAACACCAGATCAGGACGCATGCGAAGGCGAGCGGCGCGCGCTTGCGCTGCGTTTTCGGCCAGTTCGACCGTGTGTCCTTCGTCGTAAAGGATCTCCGACAAAAGCTCGCGTATACCAACTTCGTCGTCAACCACCAGAATTCTGGCCATAAAGCATCCCACCTATTGCGTAGCCGCATTATCCTTTTCTTGCGCGGTCGCGTCCATAGTGTCTGCCCCGGTGGTCACCGCCAACCGGGTCAACAAGATGGAAATCCGCGCCCCCCCTTCCTTGCGGTTAGCAAGGTCGATACGCCCGCCGTGCTCTTCAACGATCTTGCGCACGATTGCCAATCCTAACCCAGTCCCGTGGGACTTTGTGGTTACGTAGGGCTCGAACGCGCGCTGCATCACCTGCGCCGGAAAGCCCGGCCCCGTGTCCGCAACGGTAAATCTCAGGGCCTGTTGGTCGGCCCGATCCGGCTGCTCGCTGCGCATCAACTGCGTCGTCACGCTGACCCGCCCCTGGCCGCCCGACTCGGCGATGGCGTCACGGGCGTTGGACAGCAGGTTGTGAATGACCTGGCGCAGCTGGGTCGGGTCGCCCTCGATCTCGGGCAGGCCCGGTGCCAGCGACACATCCAGATTCAAGGCCTTGCCCGTCGCGCGGGAAATGCCGCCGTCCGGCTCCCAGCCGTATAGCGACAGCACGTCGGCCACCAGCGCATTGAAGTCGATGCGCTGCATGACGGCCGGCGGCGTGCGCGCGTATTCGCGGAAGTCGTCCACCATCTGCTTGAGCGAAGCCACCTGGTTGACGATGGTATTGGTGGACCGCTGCACAATCTGCGCCTCGGCCGGTTGCAGCTTGCCTTCCAGCTTCATGGCCAGCCGTTCGGCGGACAGCTGGATGGGCGTCAGCGGGTTCTTGATTTCGTGGGCCAGGCGACGCGCGACTTCGCCCCAGGCCACGGTACGGTTGGCGGAAATCACTTCGGTAATGTCGTCGAACACCACCAGATAGCCGTTGCCGCGCCCGTCCACGCGCAGATGGGTGCCGCGCGCCAGCAGCGTCAGGGGCTGGGGCGCGGTGGGCGCATCGGCCTGGGCCGGGCCGATCTCGAACTGCTGCTGCCAGTGCTGGCGCTCGGATCCCACCGCGGCGTGCGTCGAGAACGCCTGGCGCACGATGTTCGCAAATTCCAGCATGCCGTCCACGGTTTCCAATGGCCGGCCGATGACCGAACGCAGGTCGACGCCCAAAATCGTCTGCGCGCCCTGGTTGACCGTCGTCACGCGGAACGACTCATCAAACACCAGCACCCCGGACGACAGGTTCGACAGCACGCTTTCCAGATAGACGTTGGACCGTTCCAACTGCTGACGATTGCTTTCCACCATGCGGCGCGCCTCGTCCAGCTGGCGCGTCATGGCATTGAACGACCGCGTCAGCTGGCCGACTTCGTCGCGCTCCGGGGGTTCAGGTAGCGGCCGGTAATCCCCCACGCCCACCGCCTGCGTGCCGCCGGCCAGACTCAGCAGCGGCCGCACCAGGCGCTTGGATAGGGACAGCGCCACCGCAATAGCGCCAAACGCGGCCAGCAGCAGCGCCAGCGTCAGGGTGATGCCATACAGCTTGCGCAACCCCAGCCGCGACAGGGCCAGTTCCTGATAATCCCGAAAGCCCTGCTGCACCAGATTGGCGTTATGCGCGATCTGTTCCGGCACGGGTTGCAAGAGTTGCAGCCAGCGCGGCTCGGACGTGGCACCCAGCAGATTGTCGTAGCGGTCGGGCCCGGTCAGCGGGATCACGACCCGCAAATGCAGCCCGCCCTCGGCGCCCGGGGTGACGGGATCGTCGGCTTCGGCCGCGGAATAGCCGCGCGACAGGCGCAACTGATTCATGACGGTGGACGGCGGCATCGCCGGCAGCAACTGGCCGTACTGGCTGGTGGAAAACGCCACCATGCGGCCACTGCCCGTGAAGACCATGGCCTCTTGCACGCCGTTGGCCTCGCGCAGACGGGTCAACGCCAGCGTCACGCCGCTATCGGTATTGCGATTCAGTTCGACGGCCATGGACCGCGCGCGCGCGTCCAGGTCGGCCAGCAGCGAGTCCAGGGCGGCGCGGCCCAGGTTCAGGCCGGCTTCCAGGGCGGTATCGACCCGCACGTTGAACCAGGATTCGATCGAGCGGGACATGAACTGCACCGACACGGTGTAGATCAGCGCCCCCGGCACGACGCCAATCAAGGCGAAGGCTAACGAAAAGCGCGCGGTCAACCGCGCGCCAAATTGCCGACGCCGGATCTGACGCGCCAAGCGCACCGTCAGCGCCACCACCCAGATAAACAGCGCCAGCGCGAAAATGCCGTTCAGCACCAGCAACGTATCGTAGTAACGCGCAAAGCGCGACGCATTGCCCGTGGACCACGCCAGCAGGCCCAGCAACGCCAGGCCACTTACGGCCCCCACCATCAGGGCCAGCCGAAGCAATAGCCTCATGAGGGATCTTTCTCCTGGTCGCTCAGCATGAACGAGAACTCCGTCCAGGGCGTGCCTTGCGCCCACGAACTGCTATTTAGCGCATTCACCTGGAACGGCCGGGGCAAGAGCGAGGTGTCCAGGCGCAGCCGCAGCTGCCCGCCGTACAGCACCCCGGCGTCAAAATCGGCGGCATCCGCCACCGACCAGTTGCGGATATGGCGGATGACGCTCATGGCGTCGTCCAGCGAGGCCACCGGAAACGAAAGTTCGCCGACGCCCGCGCGCCACTGCCGCGTCAGCGCGTTATAGACGACCCGCCACGTGCGTGAGGTGTCCACCAGCGACTTGTCGAACCAATACCAGCGCTGTTGCGTCATGGTCAGGTCGGCCGTGAAATACAAGGGGACGCCGCGCTGGGCGGCATCCCGCAACTGCTGGTTCAATTCGAATTCAATGTCGGCATCGATCTCGAGC
Coding sequences:
- a CDS encoding TrkH family potassium uptake protein; the encoded protein is MKRVLGTLYILGLTMVMFALTMLIPLLIAYVGGDAARDAFLHGFLISMGIGGTLAALTRRSRCELRARDGFVLVSAVWAGLPLLASIPLMLYFHRAGLPLSFTGAYFEAMSGLTTTGATVLTHLDTLPPSINLWRATLIWIGGMGILVLAVAILPLLGVGGHQVVRAETPGPMKDERLTPRIASTAKALYAVYFVFSILCFLAYRAVGLSWFEAWCHMATTMGLGGFSTWDDGFAHFDSVAVEMVAMVFMLIAGINFATHFNAFRQRSANAYLQCPQAIPYLAVVLGAGLVISVFLYIKGVYAEPLEALRYGMFNTISMATTTGYANTDFAQWPLFAPLTMLLLSGFATSAGSTGGGIKMIRAILLVKQARNELVTMLHPHAVSPVRINDRAVETRTMSSVLAFMLFYGLSIAVFTSLLLLSGLDPITAFSAIFASINNTGPGLGPVGPMGSFAVLSDFQIWVCTFAMLIGRLELLTVLVLFTPIFWRK
- the trkA gene encoding Trk system potassium transporter TrkA, coding for MKILIMGAGRVGTSVAENLVSEQNDITVVDTDPTQLRYLQEHFDLRVVHGDGSQVSVLEAAGAADTDLFIACAASDAANMVACKIARQLFNIPRRIARIRSAEFPEHPELMSEEGFCIDALISPERSVTTYLHSLIEFPEALQVVEFAEGRVSVVTVRVGHGSPMAHSPVDKLRDVWPDVKARVIDVLRGGRPLRAGSGTVIAPGDEVVLVVDSRDARRAVRQLRDAERAVRRVMIAGGGNIGLRLARQLAEEKYSVRIIERDLKRCEYLATQLPDSVLVLHGSGTDEALLERENIEDMDTWLALTSDDEDNIMSSLLAKRLGARKVIALINRQAYGELMQGSHIDIAVSPSQATMSELLRHVRRGDVAAVHRLRQGVAEALEAIAHGDRSTSKVVGRPVGQISLPKGASIGALVRDDEIILPDADTVIETDDHVIVFVPSRRQMPRVEKLFQVSASFF
- a CDS encoding response regulator: MARILVVDDEVGIRELLSEILYDEGHTVELAENAAQARAARLRMRPDLVLLDIWMPDTDGVSLLKEWGSQGLLDMPVIMMSGHATIDTAVEATRIGAMDFLEKPITLQRLLKTVAAGLARGRAPHPAPVAVHPAAVSPAVALEDELDPPVLTTAPANEVPVTSNGQLGSISLDQPLREARDEFERIYFEYHLVRESHSMTRVSERTGLERTHLYRKLKQLGIESARKRST
- a CDS encoding ATP-binding protein, which produces MRLLLRLALMVGAVSGLALLGLLAWSTGNASRFARYYDTLLVLNGIFALALFIWVVALTVRLARQIRRRQFGARLTARFSLAFALIGVVPGALIYTVSVQFMSRSIESWFNVRVDTALEAGLNLGRAALDSLLADLDARARSMAVELNRNTDSGVTLALTRLREANGVQEAMVFTGSGRMVAFSTSQYGQLLPAMPPSTVMNQLRLSRGYSAAEADDPVTPGAEGGLHLRVVIPLTGPDRYDNLLGATSEPRWLQLLQPVPEQIAHNANLVQQGFRDYQELALSRLGLRKLYGITLTLALLLAAFGAIAVALSLSKRLVRPLLSLAGGTQAVGVGDYRPLPEPPERDEVGQLTRSFNAMTRQLDEARRMVESNRQQLERSNVYLESVLSNLSSGVLVFDESFRVTTVNQGAQTILGVDLRSVIGRPLETVDGMLEFANIVRQAFSTHAAVGSERQHWQQQFEIGPAQADAPTAPQPLTLLARGTHLRVDGRGNGYLVVFDDITEVISANRTVAWGEVARRLAHEIKNPLTPIQLSAERLAMKLEGKLQPAEAQIVQRSTNTIVNQVASLKQMVDDFREYARTPPAVMQRIDFNALVADVLSLYGWEPDGGISRATGKALNLDVSLAPGLPEIEGDPTQLRQVIHNLLSNARDAIAESGGQGRVSVTTQLMRSEQPDRADQQALRFTVADTGPGFPAQVMQRAFEPYVTTKSHGTGLGLAIVRKIVEEHGGRIDLANRKEGGARISILLTRLAVTTGADTMDATAQEKDNAATQ
- a CDS encoding DUF4390 domain-containing protein, producing the protein MTVLRCRMSTISRLFLGLLLVSTLLCSVPGGDVHAAEPRVTRVEPAVRNGKLEIDADIEFELNQQLRDAAQRGVPLYFTADLTMTQQRWYWFDKSLVDTSRTWRVVYNALTRQWRAGVGELSFPVASLDDAMSVIRHIRNWSVADAADFDAGVLYGGQLRLRLDTSLLPRPFQVNALNSSSWAQGTPWTEFSFMLSDQEKDPS